One window of Candidatus Mycobacterium wuenschmannii genomic DNA carries:
- a CDS encoding NAD-dependent epimerase/dehydratase family protein yields the protein MRDGFRLAITGATGDFGRAVLSWACGCDDIAEVTALGRRPTGLHHNKVREQFLDLSGDVDLESVRGYDALIHLAYCVEESHDKRWAHRVNVAATRALLAQAREVGIGQLVLTSSANALGVTACGTGQQYTETSYPAGDQDAGHYYFQHKALLEHLANWYWANIDDGKTTLAVVRPCYVVGEQFDNSGLQTMLSKTVVYPSPSRSYYQFLWDTDLVDAYATILSHGLGGLYNVAPADYTSVREICAITGARLIPGPLRLLKPGADLLFRLRLSPYSGHWVTLGDPLLDSGLLQSTTDWRPSMNSAAALRKYLTTRPN from the coding sequence ATGAGGGACGGCTTTCGGCTCGCCATCACCGGCGCGACCGGGGACTTCGGCCGCGCGGTGCTCAGTTGGGCCTGCGGGTGCGACGATATCGCCGAGGTCACCGCGCTGGGTCGCCGGCCGACGGGCCTGCACCACAACAAGGTTCGCGAGCAGTTCCTCGACCTGAGCGGCGACGTCGACCTCGAGTCGGTGCGCGGCTATGACGCGCTGATCCACCTGGCCTACTGCGTCGAGGAATCCCACGACAAGCGCTGGGCTCACCGGGTCAACGTCGCGGCGACCCGGGCCCTGCTGGCGCAGGCTCGCGAGGTGGGCATCGGGCAGCTCGTCCTGACCTCCAGCGCCAACGCGCTGGGCGTCACGGCCTGTGGCACCGGACAGCAGTACACCGAAACCAGTTATCCCGCAGGCGATCAGGATGCCGGGCACTACTACTTCCAGCACAAGGCCCTGTTGGAGCACCTGGCCAACTGGTATTGGGCGAACATCGACGACGGCAAGACGACGCTGGCCGTGGTGCGGCCGTGCTACGTCGTCGGCGAACAGTTCGACAACTCGGGACTACAGACGATGCTGTCCAAAACCGTTGTCTACCCGTCACCTTCGCGGTCGTACTACCAGTTCTTATGGGACACCGACCTGGTGGACGCCTATGCCACGATCCTCTCGCACGGCCTCGGCGGCCTCTACAACGTCGCCCCGGCCGACTACACCAGCGTGCGGGAGATCTGCGCGATCACCGGGGCTCGGCTGATCCCCGGCCCGCTGCGCCTGCTGAAGCCGGGCGCCGACCTGTTGTTCCGGCTACGCCTGTCGCCCTACTCCGGCCATTGGGTGACACTCGGCGACCCGCTGCTCGACTCAGGATTGCTGCAATCGACCACCGACTGGCGGCCGTCGATGAATTCGGCTGCGGCCCTGCGTAAGTACTTGACCACCCGACCGAACTGA
- a CDS encoding aminotransferase class I/II-fold pyridoxal phosphate-dependent enzyme yields MDTDQETFSVTGDISTDVNQRVAIARHFASIGQMPFFQEISSVDPPRVGVRGRQCVLLGSNSYIGLSTHPDVIAASAQATEDFGTGTTGSRLLNGTYSLHVGLEKKIADWLGHDDAVVFTTGYQTNVGTIQGLIGQDCLAIVDSYAHASIRDGVRLSRAAEERFEHNDVASLKEALQRHSGKAFRRVLVLVDSLYSMEGSTAPLEDIIDVCKNAGALLMVDEAHGVGVFGPTGGGLSELHGVAQHIDVLMGSLSKAIGGLGGFVAGSQDIVDEIRFSARSLWFSTSGTPGAMAAAATAIDVIRSDEGARRREQLERNARLMRECLRPLDVELNRPDERSPDWSPIIPIRLFDEMRTVLSWNNLSDAGVFVTPAVYPAVPVGKPVLRVCMTSELTEDEIRWCAKTLSAELSWALAAA; encoded by the coding sequence ATGGACACCGACCAAGAGACTTTTTCCGTCACCGGGGATATCTCGACCGACGTCAATCAGCGGGTCGCTATCGCGCGACACTTCGCGTCGATCGGGCAGATGCCCTTCTTCCAAGAGATCAGTTCCGTCGATCCGCCGCGAGTCGGGGTTCGGGGACGACAGTGCGTGCTGCTCGGCTCGAATTCCTACATCGGGTTGTCGACACACCCAGACGTGATCGCCGCGTCGGCTCAGGCGACCGAGGACTTCGGCACCGGCACGACTGGCAGCCGGCTGCTCAACGGCACCTACAGCCTGCACGTCGGACTGGAAAAGAAGATCGCGGACTGGCTTGGTCACGACGACGCGGTGGTGTTCACCACCGGCTACCAGACCAACGTCGGCACCATCCAGGGGCTGATCGGGCAGGACTGCCTGGCGATCGTCGACTCCTACGCGCACGCGTCGATCCGCGACGGCGTCCGGCTGAGCCGCGCGGCCGAGGAGCGCTTCGAGCACAACGACGTCGCGTCGCTGAAGGAAGCGCTGCAACGCCACTCGGGCAAGGCTTTTCGACGGGTGCTCGTTCTGGTGGATTCGCTGTACTCGATGGAGGGGTCGACGGCCCCGCTGGAGGACATCATCGACGTCTGCAAGAACGCGGGCGCTCTGCTGATGGTCGACGAGGCGCACGGCGTCGGTGTCTTCGGCCCGACGGGCGGCGGGCTGTCGGAACTCCACGGTGTCGCGCAGCACATCGACGTGCTGATGGGCTCGCTGTCCAAGGCCATCGGCGGGCTCGGCGGCTTCGTGGCCGGCTCCCAGGACATTGTCGACGAGATCCGGTTCAGCGCACGGTCGTTGTGGTTCAGCACCTCCGGCACCCCGGGGGCGATGGCCGCGGCCGCCACCGCGATCGACGTGATCCGCAGCGACGAGGGGGCGCGGCGCCGAGAACAGTTGGAGCGCAACGCCCGTCTGATGCGTGAGTGCCTTCGACCGCTCGACGTGGAGTTGAACCGGCCCGACGAGCGCAGTCCCGACTGGTCGCCGATCATCCCGATCCGGCTGTTCGACGAGATGCGCACGGTGTTGAGCTGGAACAACCTCAGCGACGCCGGCGTTTTCGTCACCCCGGCCGTCTACCCGGCCGTCCCGGTGGGCAAGCCGGTGCTGCGGGTCTGCATGACGTCCGAACTCACCGAGGACGAAATCCGTTGGTGCGCCAAGACACTGTCGGCCGAACTCTCGTGGGCCCTGGCCGCTGCATGA